A genomic segment from Polyangium mundeleinium encodes:
- a CDS encoding serine/threonine-protein kinase: MRRDVDDDDDASLSSSSEDSEGPITPDPFLAKIARIPSREAPRTPATLPRPGERVGRFVVREEIGRGGMGVVFAATDPTLGREVALKVLLSEDEERKRRLLREARAAAALGHAGVVAIYDVGEDCGRAFIAMERLRGSTLRERLDARPKDTPALPPDEARRVAKDLARALAKAHGRGLVHRDLKPENVMIEGDGRLILLDFGLAKATHVEIDPVSVATADGAIIGTPSYMSPEQAQGKPVDARSDVFSFGVMVYEMLTGKRPFVGKNAAAVLASIEGSVPTPPSTIRAGVDPDLERVALRCLQKEPHARYENAGAIARELDHEAQGKPGRKRFLAPAALGVLLLMLVAAIGASRLRGAERAAEPSAQAPANTSLAATNARTPVVATDLPSSSSRSEEARAAYRAGLEAFRAGGSWGPEFQRAITLDPGLASAHVQYAAIGMAQHLDGVRESFRQARAKSDALSPRDRALLDAIEPVVQREPADWAEASRRLGAMIKDHPGDAQLWYFLALGRGNFDDFQAAIQHLQRAIELDPQFARALSSLAVFEAYRGRFDEAQKAIDRCLQVAPDAMACLSYRARLEGYAGRCAAMESTARQMIARGAQAHLSYPLLADALASRGEPSATVEEALRHAGKQVDELPKGTAELVRSRVLIVGAMRKAALYGDFEEALEHARALGQKAEASARRNDHGIAARAVAELLLESGQHAEAGAVALGYLDRQGAWEPDPNAEDSALSNDATPALLVTARRAGAITREGLASRRRAWLAEWSSRVTPAARSYLWLHGWAATTILAEDARDALAALAEHGPLPPYVPGTLVGASAGVTFLLGGRLDEAKRWLMQAAGSCAALSFPMAHTRAHLWLGQALETSGDTRSACASYRTVLDRWGRARPRSVTADEARERSTRLGCTR, encoded by the coding sequence GTGCGACGGGACGTCGACGACGACGACGACGCGTCCCTGTCGTCCTCGTCCGAGGACAGCGAAGGGCCGATCACGCCCGATCCCTTCCTGGCGAAGATCGCGCGAATCCCCTCACGCGAAGCCCCCCGCACGCCGGCGACGTTGCCGCGCCCCGGCGAGCGCGTGGGGCGCTTCGTGGTGCGCGAAGAGATCGGTCGCGGCGGGATGGGCGTGGTGTTCGCGGCGACGGATCCCACGCTCGGCCGCGAGGTCGCGCTGAAGGTGCTCTTGTCGGAGGACGAGGAGCGCAAGCGGCGGCTCTTGCGAGAGGCGCGAGCGGCCGCGGCGCTGGGGCACGCGGGGGTCGTGGCGATCTACGACGTCGGCGAGGATTGCGGCCGCGCGTTCATCGCGATGGAGCGGCTGCGCGGATCGACGCTGCGCGAGCGGCTCGACGCGAGGCCGAAGGACACGCCAGCGCTGCCGCCCGACGAGGCGCGTCGCGTCGCGAAAGACCTCGCCCGCGCGCTCGCGAAGGCGCACGGCCGCGGCCTCGTACACCGCGACCTCAAGCCCGAGAACGTGATGATCGAGGGCGACGGGCGGTTGATCCTGCTCGATTTCGGGCTGGCGAAGGCGACACACGTCGAGATCGATCCGGTCTCGGTGGCCACCGCCGACGGCGCGATCATCGGCACGCCGAGCTACATGTCGCCCGAGCAAGCGCAGGGAAAGCCGGTCGACGCGCGGAGCGACGTCTTCTCGTTCGGCGTGATGGTCTACGAGATGCTGACGGGGAAGCGGCCCTTCGTCGGAAAAAACGCGGCCGCCGTGCTCGCGTCGATCGAGGGGTCGGTGCCGACGCCGCCGTCGACGATCCGCGCAGGCGTCGATCCCGATCTCGAGCGCGTGGCGCTGCGGTGCCTGCAAAAGGAGCCGCACGCGCGGTACGAGAACGCCGGGGCGATCGCGCGGGAGCTCGATCACGAGGCGCAAGGGAAGCCGGGAAGGAAGCGCTTTCTGGCCCCGGCGGCGCTCGGGGTGCTGCTCTTGATGCTCGTGGCCGCGATCGGGGCGTCGAGGCTCCGCGGCGCCGAGCGAGCCGCGGAGCCTTCAGCGCAGGCCCCGGCGAACACGTCTCTCGCCGCGACGAACGCGCGTACGCCCGTGGTCGCGACGGATCTGCCGAGCTCGTCGTCACGGAGCGAGGAGGCGCGCGCGGCATACCGCGCGGGGCTCGAAGCGTTCCGGGCCGGCGGCTCGTGGGGTCCCGAATTTCAGCGTGCGATCACGCTCGATCCGGGGCTCGCCTCAGCGCACGTGCAGTACGCGGCGATCGGGATGGCGCAGCACCTCGACGGCGTACGCGAGAGCTTCCGGCAAGCGCGGGCGAAGAGCGACGCGCTCTCGCCGCGGGACCGCGCGCTGCTCGACGCGATCGAGCCGGTCGTGCAGCGCGAGCCCGCCGACTGGGCCGAGGCGAGCCGCAGGCTCGGGGCAATGATCAAGGACCACCCGGGCGACGCGCAGCTCTGGTACTTCCTCGCGCTCGGCCGCGGCAACTTCGACGACTTCCAGGCCGCCATCCAGCACCTCCAGCGCGCGATCGAGCTCGATCCGCAGTTCGCCCGAGCGCTCAGCTCGCTGGCCGTCTTCGAGGCGTACCGCGGCCGGTTCGACGAGGCGCAGAAGGCCATCGATCGATGCCTGCAGGTCGCGCCGGACGCGATGGCGTGCCTGTCGTACCGCGCGCGGCTCGAAGGGTACGCGGGCCGATGCGCCGCGATGGAGTCGACAGCGCGGCAGATGATCGCCCGCGGCGCACAGGCGCACCTCTCGTACCCGCTGCTCGCCGACGCACTCGCGTCGCGGGGCGAGCCGAGCGCGACGGTGGAGGAAGCGCTGCGGCACGCGGGCAAGCAAGTGGACGAGCTGCCGAAGGGCACGGCGGAGCTCGTGCGGAGTCGCGTGCTCATCGTGGGCGCGATGCGCAAGGCCGCACTCTACGGCGACTTCGAGGAGGCGCTCGAACATGCGCGGGCCCTCGGGCAGAAGGCGGAAGCAAGCGCGCGGCGCAACGATCACGGGATCGCGGCGCGCGCGGTCGCGGAGCTCTTGCTCGAGTCGGGGCAACACGCGGAGGCCGGGGCGGTCGCACTCGGGTATCTCGATCGGCAAGGCGCGTGGGAGCCCGATCCGAACGCGGAGGACTCGGCCCTTTCGAACGACGCGACGCCCGCATTGCTCGTGACGGCGCGGCGCGCCGGGGCGATCACGCGCGAGGGCCTCGCGTCGCGCCGGCGCGCGTGGCTCGCGGAGTGGTCGTCCCGCGTGACGCCGGCGGCGCGCAGCTATCTGTGGCTGCACGGCTGGGCGGCGACGACGATCCTGGCAGAGGACGCGCGCGACGCACTCGCGGCGCTCGCGGAGCACGGGCCGCTGCCGCCGTATGTACCGGGCACGTTGGTGGGCGCGTCGGCGGGCGTCACGTTTCTGCTCGGCGGTCGGCTCGACGAAGCGAAGCGCTGGCTCATGCAGGCGGCCGGGAGCTGCGCCGCGCTGAGTTTTCCGATGGCGCACACGCGGGCGCATCTGTGGCTGGGGCAAGCGCTCGAAACGTCGGGGGACACACGCAGCGCGTGTGCGTCGTACCGGACGGTGCTCGATCGATGGGGGCGCGCGCGACCGCGGAGCGTCACGGCGGACGAGGCGCGCGAGCGGTCGACACGGCTCGGCTGTACACGCTGA
- a CDS encoding protein kinase domain-containing protein — MIAVERANRERAEARIGTLLKGKWRLDMLLGVGGMAAVYAATHRNKNRAAVKVLHTDLAAEPAIRARFHHEGYAANAVGHPGVVRILDDDETDDGLAFLVMELLEGETYDRIAQRCGGRLPTPEVLALGLAVLDVLVAAHEKRILHRDLKPENIFLTQTGTIKVLDFGLARVLEAAVEQGRIVTSFGMTMGTPGFMPPEQARGDWNEVDATSDLWAVGATLYTLLSGSLVHDAGNLTGSLILAATKPVGSLALVAPSLPRAVIELVDRALQFDKANRFQDAASMRVAVTDAMQPTTRVSPGNTPEAHRLYGKALMEPRVGTSSEPATLAIAGTKRPLPPTLPTPPDSAPALAPRAALAPEASLGQLTPSRGTSGPLSPAARPPAAQRPAPPQPNDRPEVVSPIEIAKDTFWVGKRDPKSIFHANPYLRIFRPQPGFEQAGPFHLLVDPGSSSDFAVVSAKIGTLIGGMNKLSALFVNHQDPDVGSSAAVISARYAPGASIVCSEATWRLIVHFNLPPERYVDTARFPRGFDVPTGHMMLPVPSPFCHFRGAVMLYDPETRVLFTGDLFGGLTPIEARGLWADESDWAGIRAFHQTYMPTNRVLTRAMDVIRALDPPVEIIAPQHGRLLRGPLLHRYIERLARLPVGLDILDDVADEETITAWNSVLRRVVRTARMVLGPEADELLQQHEDLRDALQVSGDQVRLSSLGRWTLGAVVEALTVGQTPTIANPIKLEAVLACEELELPSPDIRIEDAESAEHMGA, encoded by the coding sequence ATGATCGCCGTGGAACGGGCGAATCGAGAGCGCGCAGAGGCGCGCATCGGCACGCTTTTGAAGGGAAAGTGGCGGCTCGATATGCTGCTCGGCGTGGGCGGCATGGCGGCCGTCTACGCGGCCACGCACCGCAACAAGAACCGCGCGGCCGTCAAAGTCCTCCACACGGACCTCGCCGCCGAGCCCGCGATCCGCGCCCGTTTCCACCACGAGGGGTATGCCGCGAACGCCGTCGGCCACCCCGGCGTCGTCCGGATCCTCGACGACGACGAGACCGACGACGGCCTCGCCTTCCTCGTGATGGAGCTGCTCGAAGGCGAGACCTACGACCGCATCGCCCAGCGCTGCGGCGGCAGGCTCCCCACGCCTGAGGTGCTCGCGCTCGGGCTCGCCGTGCTCGACGTGCTCGTCGCCGCCCACGAAAAGCGCATCCTGCACCGCGATCTCAAGCCCGAGAACATCTTCCTCACGCAGACCGGCACCATCAAGGTCCTCGATTTCGGCCTCGCGCGCGTGCTCGAAGCCGCGGTCGAGCAAGGCCGCATCGTGACGAGCTTCGGCATGACCATGGGCACGCCGGGCTTCATGCCCCCCGAGCAGGCGCGCGGCGACTGGAACGAGGTCGACGCCACGAGCGACCTGTGGGCCGTCGGCGCGACCCTGTACACGCTCCTCTCCGGCAGCCTCGTGCACGACGCCGGCAACCTCACCGGCAGCCTGATCCTGGCCGCCACGAAGCCCGTCGGCTCGCTCGCGCTCGTCGCGCCGTCCCTCCCCCGCGCCGTGATCGAGCTCGTCGATCGGGCCCTCCAGTTCGACAAGGCGAACCGCTTTCAGGACGCCGCCTCGATGCGCGTCGCCGTCACCGACGCGATGCAGCCCACGACGCGTGTCTCGCCGGGGAACACGCCCGAAGCCCATCGCCTGTATGGCAAAGCGTTGATGGAGCCGAGGGTCGGCACGAGCTCCGAGCCAGCCACCCTCGCCATCGCCGGCACGAAGCGCCCGCTGCCGCCCACGTTGCCCACGCCGCCGGACTCGGCGCCGGCCCTCGCGCCTCGCGCCGCGCTCGCTCCGGAGGCCTCCCTCGGCCAGCTCACGCCCTCGCGCGGCACGAGCGGCCCCCTCTCGCCCGCCGCACGCCCCCCGGCCGCGCAGCGTCCCGCGCCGCCCCAGCCGAACGACCGGCCCGAGGTGGTCTCGCCCATCGAGATCGCGAAGGACACGTTCTGGGTCGGCAAGCGCGACCCGAAGAGCATCTTCCACGCGAACCCCTACCTGCGCATCTTCCGCCCCCAACCCGGCTTCGAACAGGCAGGCCCGTTCCATCTGCTCGTCGACCCCGGATCGAGCTCCGACTTCGCCGTCGTCTCGGCGAAGATCGGCACGCTCATCGGCGGGATGAACAAGCTCTCCGCGCTGTTCGTCAACCACCAGGATCCGGACGTCGGGTCGAGCGCCGCGGTGATCTCGGCCCGTTACGCGCCCGGCGCCTCGATCGTCTGCTCCGAGGCGACGTGGCGCCTCATCGTGCACTTCAACCTGCCGCCCGAGCGTTACGTCGACACGGCCCGTTTTCCCCGCGGCTTCGACGTGCCCACGGGCCACATGATGCTCCCCGTCCCGAGCCCGTTCTGCCACTTCCGCGGCGCCGTGATGCTCTACGATCCGGAGACACGCGTGCTCTTCACGGGGGATCTCTTCGGCGGGCTCACGCCGATCGAGGCGCGCGGGCTCTGGGCCGACGAGAGCGACTGGGCCGGCATCCGCGCCTTCCACCAGACGTACATGCCGACGAACCGCGTCCTCACCCGCGCGATGGACGTCATCCGCGCCCTCGATCCGCCGGTCGAGATCATCGCCCCACAGCACGGCCGCTTGCTGCGCGGCCCGCTGCTCCACCGCTACATCGAGCGCCTCGCGCGCCTGCCCGTGGGCCTCGACATCCTCGACGACGTCGCCGACGAGGAGACGATCACGGCCTGGAACAGCGTGCTCCGCCGCGTCGTCCGCACGGCCCGCATGGTGCTCGGCCCCGAGGCCGACGAGCTGCTCCAGCAGCACGAAGACCTGCGCGACGCGCTGCAAGTCAGCGGCGATCAGGTGCGCCTCTCGTCGCTCGGCCGCTGGACGCTCGGCGCCGTCGTCGAGGCCCTCACGGTCGGACAAACCCCCACGATCGCGAACCCGATCAAGCTCGAAGCGGTCCTCGCCTGTGAAGAGCTCGAGCTGCCCTCGCCCGACATCCGCATCGAGGACGCCGAGTCGGCGGAGCACATGGGCGCCTGA
- a CDS encoding ABC transporter ATP-binding protein has protein sequence MSGGPDKPRSSKPLLQVEKLSVLYPVRQGFFRAPKFLHAVDSVSFYIRPGETLGLVGESGCGKSTLGRTVLRLVDPTLGRIVFDGQDITRLSERAIRPLRRRMQIVFQDPYSSLNPRMTVREIVGEGIAALRLAKTTREANETVEEMVAKVGLGPEALDRYPNEFSGGQRQRIAIARALAVRPDFVVCDEPTSALDVSVQAQILNLLERLQDELSVSYLFISHDLRVVGYMSHRIAVMYLGRIVEMGPAREVAERRLHPYTRALFGALPREDGDPRPRRVLWGEPPGPLEPPRGCVFQSRCQKAENGRCDVEAPDLTEIVPGSHHRVACFHPEASELLAPRPSARPSIPASPPSEG, from the coding sequence ATGAGCGGCGGACCGGACAAACCTCGCTCGAGCAAACCGCTGCTCCAGGTCGAGAAGCTCTCGGTGCTCTACCCCGTGCGGCAGGGGTTTTTTCGCGCGCCGAAGTTCCTGCACGCGGTCGACAGCGTGAGCTTCTACATCCGGCCGGGCGAGACGCTGGGGCTCGTGGGTGAGTCGGGCTGCGGCAAGAGCACGCTCGGGCGCACGGTGCTGCGCCTCGTCGATCCCACGCTCGGGCGCATCGTGTTCGACGGGCAAGACATCACGCGCCTCTCCGAGCGAGCGATCCGGCCGTTGCGCCGGCGCATGCAGATCGTCTTTCAAGACCCGTACTCGTCGCTCAACCCGCGCATGACGGTGCGCGAGATCGTGGGCGAAGGGATCGCGGCGCTCCGGCTCGCGAAGACCACGCGCGAGGCCAACGAGACCGTGGAGGAGATGGTCGCGAAGGTGGGGCTCGGCCCCGAGGCGCTCGATCGTTACCCGAACGAGTTCTCGGGCGGGCAGCGGCAACGCATCGCGATCGCGCGGGCTCTCGCGGTGCGGCCCGACTTCGTGGTCTGCGACGAGCCCACGAGCGCGCTCGACGTGTCGGTGCAGGCGCAGATCCTGAACCTGCTCGAGCGGCTGCAGGACGAGCTGTCCGTGAGTTACCTGTTCATCTCGCATGACCTGCGCGTGGTCGGCTACATGAGCCATCGCATCGCGGTCATGTACCTCGGCCGCATCGTGGAGATGGGGCCGGCGCGCGAGGTCGCCGAGCGGCGGCTGCACCCGTACACGCGGGCGCTCTTCGGAGCGCTGCCGCGCGAGGACGGCGATCCGCGGCCTCGGCGCGTGCTCTGGGGCGAGCCGCCCGGCCCGCTCGAACCGCCGCGCGGGTGCGTGTTCCAGTCGCGTTGCCAGAAAGCCGAGAACGGGCGCTGCGACGTCGAGGCGCCGGACCTCACGGAGATCGTGCCCGGCAGCCACCATCGCGTGGCGTGTTTCCACCCGGAAGCGAGCGAGTTGCTGGCGCCACGACCGAGCGCGAGGCCCTCGATCCCCGCGAGCCCGCCGAGCGAGGGCTGA
- a CDS encoding ABC transporter ATP-binding protein — translation MTAQEPLLSVRDLAVSFATAEGTRVKALDGVSFDVPQGKTVGLVGESGCGKTVTALSILRLLPTPSARIDHGAIVFQGEDLLTLPERAMRQVRGGKIGMVFQEPLTALTPVYSVGAQIMEALRLHERMSRKEARARALALLHRVGFPRPDERFDSYPHELSGGMRQRVLLAMALAAPPRLLVADEPTSALDMALRAQIMALLADQARELGMSLLVITHDLPFVAEIAHELVVLYAGKVVETGPPSRVLASPRHPYTQALVRSVPPAGSFRTRGEKRKALPTIEGSLPDPRRSPGGCAFAPRCPEVMDRCREEAPPLFKAEGGRDVVRCFLQGGAA, via the coding sequence GTGACGGCTCAGGAGCCGTTGCTCTCGGTCCGCGACCTCGCCGTCTCGTTCGCGACCGCCGAGGGCACCCGCGTGAAGGCGCTCGACGGCGTCTCGTTCGACGTGCCGCAAGGCAAGACCGTGGGGCTCGTGGGCGAGTCGGGCTGCGGGAAGACCGTGACGGCGCTGTCGATCCTGCGACTCTTGCCGACGCCGAGCGCGCGGATCGACCACGGCGCGATCGTGTTTCAGGGCGAGGATCTGCTCACGCTGCCGGAGCGCGCGATGCGACAGGTGCGCGGCGGCAAGATCGGGATGGTCTTCCAGGAGCCGCTGACGGCGCTCACACCGGTCTACTCGGTGGGCGCGCAGATCATGGAGGCGCTCCGCCTGCACGAGCGCATGTCCCGCAAGGAGGCGCGGGCCCGCGCGCTCGCGCTGCTCCACCGCGTGGGGTTTCCCCGGCCCGACGAGCGCTTCGACAGCTACCCGCACGAGCTCAGCGGAGGCATGCGGCAGCGCGTGCTGCTCGCGATGGCGCTCGCCGCGCCGCCGCGCCTGCTCGTCGCGGACGAACCCACGAGCGCGCTCGACATGGCGCTCCGCGCGCAGATCATGGCGCTGCTCGCCGATCAAGCGCGCGAGCTCGGGATGAGCTTGCTCGTGATCACCCACGATCTGCCGTTCGTCGCGGAGATCGCGCACGAGCTCGTGGTGCTCTACGCGGGGAAGGTGGTGGAGACGGGGCCACCTTCGCGGGTGCTCGCGTCGCCGCGGCACCCGTACACGCAGGCGCTCGTGCGCAGCGTGCCGCCCGCGGGCTCGTTCCGGACGCGCGGAGAGAAACGAAAGGCGCTGCCGACGATCGAAGGATCGTTGCCAGATCCGCGGCGTTCGCCGGGCGGATGCGCGTTCGCGCCGCGTTGCCCCGAGGTGATGGATCGGTGCCGCGAGGAGGCGCCGCCGCTCTTCAAGGCCGAGGGCGGACGCGACGTGGTCCGGTGTTTCCTGCAAGGAGGCGCGGCATGA
- a CDS encoding DNRLRE domain-containing protein, with translation MWIARPPFAVLLAVSLLGCVQRPPGPPLCAADVPCAAEGDACVVGRCRPKKDLVVAALDARRLVLFPDAVAVVSSKGPSGGGGALPEAVSLGRSAAGDTSLLLHFEVPVAEVGEVSSAFLVLETATASEPPTQPVSLSIARILDPWRADFVSWGRSPRLDVAETAGTVGVTSPSPVRFDVTHVVQRWAKRTDAEHGLAVMADPNDPRGITFSLGVVEKRGPRLEVYVR, from the coding sequence GTGTGGATCGCTCGCCCGCCTTTCGCCGTGCTCCTCGCCGTTTCGTTGCTCGGCTGCGTGCAGCGCCCTCCCGGCCCGCCGCTCTGCGCCGCGGACGTGCCCTGCGCGGCCGAGGGAGACGCCTGCGTGGTCGGCCGCTGTCGGCCCAAAAAAGACTTGGTCGTGGCCGCGCTGGACGCGCGGCGCCTCGTGCTCTTCCCGGACGCCGTCGCGGTCGTCTCGTCGAAGGGGCCGAGCGGCGGCGGGGGCGCGCTGCCGGAGGCCGTCTCGCTCGGGCGAAGCGCGGCGGGGGATACGTCGCTCCTGCTCCACTTCGAGGTGCCCGTCGCCGAGGTCGGCGAGGTGTCGTCGGCGTTCCTCGTGCTGGAGACGGCGACCGCATCCGAGCCGCCGACCCAGCCGGTGTCGCTCTCGATCGCGCGGATCCTCGACCCCTGGCGCGCCGATTTCGTGTCGTGGGGGCGGAGCCCGCGCCTCGACGTGGCCGAGACGGCGGGCACGGTGGGCGTGACGTCCCCGAGCCCGGTGCGCTTCGACGTGACGCACGTGGTGCAGCGATGGGCGAAGCGGACCGATGCGGAGCACGGGCTCGCGGTGATGGCCGACCCGAACGATCCGCGCGGGATCACGTTTTCCCTCGGCGTGGTGGAGAAGCGGGGCCCGCGCCTCGAGGTCTACGTCCGGTGA
- a CDS encoding PQQ-dependent sugar dehydrogenase has product MVLGGVLGALGLGCSTNGAPRVDTRCTLVPGGNAGPAGGAALKAETVADGLEVPWGIAFLPNDDMLVTERPGRVRLVHQGGLTPPILVLPAVQEGEGGLLGVAVDPKFAQNRYFYIYVTVRGPDGPENQIERYRLADDSASATRDKVLVAGIPAGRFHNGGRLRFGPDGMLYAGTGDAQHPDLARDPRSLGGKLLRMTPDGEVPGDNPFRKSLVYLSGVRNVQAFAFAPGGEVIVADHGPSGEMGREGHDEITRARAGDDLGWPTYYGCEVALGVTAPSLVFEQATPPGGAVLYQGDAIREWRGSLLVATLGSQHLHRVTFDRDDPKRVEHHEVYFQGEGPTGLGRLRDVVTGPEGALYVTTSNCDGRGDCPRDKDKIYRITRWSPLPALPPSPEG; this is encoded by the coding sequence GTGGTGCTCGGGGGGGTCCTCGGCGCGCTCGGGCTCGGATGCTCGACGAACGGCGCGCCGCGCGTCGATACCCGATGCACGCTCGTCCCCGGAGGAAACGCGGGGCCCGCCGGCGGCGCCGCCCTGAAAGCGGAGACCGTGGCGGACGGGCTCGAAGTGCCGTGGGGAATCGCCTTCCTGCCGAACGACGACATGCTCGTGACCGAGCGGCCCGGCCGCGTCCGGCTCGTGCATCAAGGTGGGCTCACGCCGCCCATCCTCGTGCTCCCCGCGGTGCAGGAAGGGGAAGGCGGGCTTCTCGGCGTCGCCGTCGATCCGAAATTCGCGCAAAATCGGTATTTTTACATTTACGTGACGGTGCGCGGGCCGGATGGGCCCGAGAATCAAATCGAACGATATCGGCTCGCCGACGATAGCGCGAGCGCGACGCGCGACAAGGTGCTCGTCGCGGGGATCCCGGCCGGTCGTTTCCACAATGGCGGGCGGCTGCGTTTCGGGCCCGACGGGATGTTGTATGCAGGGACGGGGGACGCGCAGCACCCGGATCTCGCGCGGGACCCGCGGAGCCTCGGCGGGAAGCTCTTGCGAATGACGCCCGACGGGGAGGTGCCCGGGGACAATCCATTCCGCAAGAGCCTCGTGTACCTGAGTGGCGTGCGCAACGTGCAGGCCTTCGCGTTCGCGCCCGGCGGCGAGGTGATCGTGGCGGATCACGGGCCGAGCGGGGAGATGGGCCGGGAGGGGCACGACGAGATCACGCGGGCACGGGCCGGCGACGATCTCGGGTGGCCCACGTATTACGGATGCGAGGTGGCGCTCGGGGTGACGGCGCCGTCCTTGGTGTTCGAGCAAGCGACGCCGCCGGGCGGGGCCGTGCTTTACCAGGGGGACGCGATTCGCGAGTGGAGAGGGAGCCTGCTCGTGGCGACGCTCGGCTCGCAGCACCTGCACCGCGTGACGTTCGACAGGGACGACCCGAAGCGCGTCGAGCACCACGAGGTGTATTTTCAGGGCGAGGGGCCGACGGGGCTCGGGCGGCTCCGGGACGTGGTGACGGGGCCCGAGGGCGCGCTCTACGTGACGACGAGCAATTGCGACGGCCGCGGCGATTGCCCTCGCGACAAGGACAAGATTTACCGTATTACCCGCTGGTCCCCGCTGCCCGCCCTGCCGCCTTCGCCCGAGGGCTGA
- a CDS encoding CDP-alcohol phosphatidyltransferase family protein: protein MPPLRYFVPNGFTGLSLLLGLGSVVMSAEGNFRLAAWMILWGVLLDKLDGSAARLLNATSKFGVEFDSFADFVVFGIAPAALVYYRLLPIGPMLGWEKHALLATSGLYALALAVRLARFNVTTGGEGIFYGLPGTLMGAMIASAYLTWDKYGLPERSLIASPAVLVIAAGLMVSTVRLPKLKLGKNKVLKAFTVCNVVGAYLCGPLRILPEYLFGIALIYTVGGVVYCLMNPSAGLDAEPESAPEPATTERLA from the coding sequence GTGCCGCCGCTTCGTTACTTCGTACCCAATGGGTTCACCGGGCTTTCGCTTCTCCTCGGCCTCGGCTCCGTCGTGATGAGCGCAGAAGGCAATTTCCGCCTCGCAGCGTGGATGATCCTCTGGGGCGTCCTGCTCGACAAGCTCGACGGCAGCGCCGCGCGCTTGCTCAACGCGACGAGCAAGTTCGGCGTCGAGTTCGACAGCTTCGCCGACTTCGTGGTCTTCGGCATCGCCCCGGCGGCGCTCGTGTACTACCGGCTGCTTCCGATCGGGCCGATGCTCGGCTGGGAGAAACACGCGCTCCTCGCGACCTCGGGCCTCTACGCGCTCGCGCTCGCCGTGCGCCTCGCGCGCTTCAACGTGACGACGGGCGGCGAGGGCATCTTCTACGGCCTGCCAGGCACGTTGATGGGCGCAATGATCGCCTCGGCGTACCTCACCTGGGACAAGTACGGTTTGCCCGAGCGCTCGCTCATCGCGAGCCCCGCCGTGCTGGTGATCGCCGCAGGGCTCATGGTCAGCACGGTCCGTCTGCCGAAGCTGAAGCTCGGCAAGAACAAGGTCCTCAAGGCGTTCACGGTGTGCAACGTCGTCGGGGCGTACCTGTGCGGCCCGCTGCGGATCCTGCCCGAGTACCTGTTCGGCATCGCCCTGATCTACACCGTGGGCGGGGTCGTGTATTGCCTGATGAACCCGAGCGCCGGCCTCGACGCCGAGCCCGAGTCGGCCCCCGAGCCCGCCACCACCGAGCGCCTCGCCTGA
- a CDS encoding peptidoglycan-binding domain-containing protein, protein MEILSDRIVLRARRVEIEGQESAAMMGKGPAVRLGEEAEIVSKVLKLYGEKSSIELDRDASVKGTRVLLNCKDSRPKDPTRDGKEPETVQLRLQLTDENFEPYAGKLYDLVCEGFKCDDTTGPDGRVEQDVPKDAQTARSTLWLGEDRTGPKREYSVKIGALPDIASVAGAQVRLKNLGYYVGAGQGEIDDETRAALAWFQRDHELEASGALDEATQRTLLDVHGN, encoded by the coding sequence GTGGAGATCCTCTCGGATCGGATCGTCCTGCGCGCGCGCCGCGTGGAGATCGAGGGGCAGGAGAGCGCGGCCATGATGGGCAAGGGCCCCGCCGTGCGCCTCGGCGAGGAGGCGGAGATCGTCTCCAAGGTGCTCAAGCTGTACGGCGAGAAATCGTCGATCGAGCTCGATCGGGACGCGAGCGTGAAGGGGACGCGCGTCCTTTTGAACTGCAAGGACAGCCGCCCCAAGGACCCGACGCGCGACGGGAAGGAGCCGGAGACCGTACAACTCCGCCTCCAGCTCACGGACGAGAACTTCGAACCTTACGCGGGCAAGCTCTACGACCTCGTCTGCGAGGGTTTCAAATGCGACGACACGACGGGGCCGGACGGGCGCGTCGAGCAAGACGTCCCGAAGGACGCGCAAACGGCGCGGAGCACGTTGTGGCTCGGCGAGGATCGCACGGGGCCGAAACGGGAGTATTCGGTGAAGATCGGCGCATTGCCCGACATCGCCTCGGTCGCGGGCGCGCAGGTGCGGCTGAAGAACCTCGGGTATTACGTGGGCGCGGGTCAGGGCGAGATCGACGACGAGACGCGCGCGGCGCTCGCCTGGTTCCAGCGGGATCACGAGCTCGAAGCGTCGGGGGCGCTCGACGAGGCGACACAACGAACGCTGCTCGACGTGCACGGGAATTGA